From the Carya illinoinensis cultivar Pawnee chromosome 4, C.illinoinensisPawnee_v1, whole genome shotgun sequence genome, one window contains:
- the LOC122307637 gene encoding uncharacterized protein LOC122307637, whose product MDSGNSTGSMQSSSGGDEEYDSRAESISAFLNPASHLGPLHNAQQPPPHHHQTLPASSSSMFDPLSNYFGPLSSSRSIPLTNPNSFLNLDMVWSKTLRSDPNATDLGGLITPSPSTQSQAFLTHQFGGQSRDGSFSAVQIPPTSERASVSVSGTISGANNNQAAGNNTNVVRNPKKRSRASRRAPTTVLTTDTTNFRAMVQEFTGIPAPPFTSSPFPRSRLDLFGTASTSLRSGHLDPAQPPYLLRPFAQKVQPPPFLSSSPSSSSSAPSMSFPSSSMIDVLGSNSTSNASHSTSINYQLSSDLGLLKQPHDFITMQNPILNLQNFLQAQPKFPLSNSAIIGSKSQGSLEIPSNDSHLKMGNVLEEFGLSHQHVGTQLSGLPNMSGRMTLSRSENDPPTSWGNDMGPHGGAQGLLRSLNASYGNSERITNGKLNFSAAASSDFHGDKGPENVSAAARSEGMVESWICSSD is encoded by the coding sequence ATGGATTCCGGTAACAGTACTGGCAGTATGCAATCCTCAAGTGGTGGTGATGAGGAGTATGATTCACGCGCCGAATCGATCTCGGCGTTCCTGAACCCAGCAAGCCATCTCGGCCCATTGCATAACGCTCAGCAGCCGCCGCCACACCACCACCAAACCCTCCCcgcctcctcctcttccatgTTCGACCCTTTATCAAACTACTTCGGCCCTTTGTCGTCCTCACGCTCAATCCCACTCACGAACCCGAATTCTTTTTTGAATCTCGATATGGTCTGGTCCAAAACACTAAGATCTGACCCAAATGCCACCGATCTTGGCGGATTGATAACTCCCTCACCCTCGACCCAAAGCCAAGCTTTTTTAACCCATCAATTCGGCGGACAAAGCAGAGACGGTAGTTTTTCCGCCGTACAGATCCCTCCGACATCAGAGCGGGCTTCAGTTTCTGTTTCGGGTACTATTTCAGGTGCAAACAATAATCAAGCTGCAGGCAATAACACTAACGTGGTTCGAAACCCAAAGAAGAGGTCCAGAGCCTCTAGGCGTGCACCTACCACCGTGCTGACTACAGACACCACCAATTTCCGAGCCATGGTTCAGGAATTTACTGGGATCCCCGCTCCGCCGTTCACATCCTCGCCTTTCCCGAGAAGCCGCCTCGATCTCTTCGGCACAGCTTCGACGTCTTTGAGATCAGGGCACTTGGACCCTGCACAGCCTCCGTACCTTTTGAGACCTTTCGCTCAGAAAGTTCAGCCACCCCCATTTCTGTcttcttctccatcttcttcttcctcagctCCATCCATGTCTTTTCCTAGCTCTTCAATGATTGATGTTTTAGGTTCTAATTCAACTAGTAATGCTTCTCATTCAACTTCCATTAACTACCAGCTTTCTTCTGATTTAGGCCTATTGAAGCAGCCCCATGATTTCATCACCATGCAAAACCCGATTCTCAACCTACAGAATTTCCTCCAAGCCCAACCTAAATTCCCGCTATCCAATTCAGCCATTATTGGCTCTAAAAGTCAAGGTTCTTTGGAAATCCCTTCCAACGATTCTCACTTAAAAATGGGCAATGTTTTAGAGGAATTTGGCTTAAGCCATCAGCACGTTGGTACACAACTCAGTGGGCTTCCAAACATGTCGGGAAGAATGACGTTGTCGAGAAGCGAGAACGATCCTCCTACCAGCTGGGGAAACGACATGGGACCCCACGGCGGGGCTCAAGGGCTCTTGAGATCACTCAACGCAAGCTATGGTAACTCGGAGCGGATTACCAATGGCAAGTTGAATTTCTCGGCGGCTGCTTCATCGGATTTTCATGGCGATAAGGGGCCGGAGAATGTGTCCGCAGCAGCAAGAAGTGAAGGTATGGTGGAATCATGGATTTGTTCATCAGATTAG